In Thermodesulfobium sp. 4217-1, the following proteins share a genomic window:
- a CDS encoding DUF364 domain-containing protein yields the protein MTSVLLSSLKERWWKRVVDMNLQCESINVEIKGLTPKEAIGEPQRDDFPLLKGKEFLIQAKIKESIGQAFTSTPSKYVGHLEEINRLNESQEQNRALIVATINATYRYIGLLHDTVHCKDEGPELCAKRTLEHFKDNYKNLKIAVVGYQPAFVSSLSKHFDIRVADMDPENIDKFKNGSLIESYKLNKEIIKKSDVVFMTGSTLVNSSIDELIGYSSGKEVILFGTTCAALAYEFGFKRLCFQSS from the coding sequence GTGACAAGCGTGCTTCTTAGCTCTTTGAAGGAGAGATGGTGGAAAAGGGTAGTTGATATGAATCTTCAATGCGAGAGCATAAATGTAGAAATTAAGGGTCTTACTCCAAAGGAGGCAATTGGAGAGCCACAAAGAGACGACTTCCCCCTGCTAAAGGGGAAAGAATTTTTAATTCAAGCTAAAATCAAGGAGTCAATTGGTCAAGCATTTACCTCAACTCCATCTAAATATGTTGGCCATCTTGAAGAGATAAATAGATTGAACGAGTCGCAAGAACAAAATAGGGCATTGATAGTTGCAACTATCAATGCTACTTACAGGTATATTGGGCTTTTACACGACACTGTCCACTGTAAAGATGAAGGACCAGAGCTTTGTGCTAAGAGGACATTGGAGCATTTCAAGGACAACTATAAAAATTTAAAAATTGCAGTTGTTGGATATCAACCAGCTTTTGTATCGAGCCTTTCGAAACACTTTGATATACGAGTGGCCGATATGGATCCAGAAAATATTGACAAATTTAAAAATGGAAGTTTAATCGAGTCATATAAGTTAAACAAAGAGATAATAAAAAAGAGCGATGTAGTTTTTATGACGGGTTCAACCTTAGTAAATAGCTCTATTGATGAACTAATTGGGTATAGTTCAGGCAAAGAAGTTATCCTATTTGGGACTACATGTGCCGCTCTTGCTTATGAATTCGGTTTTAAAAGGCTTTGTTTTCAGAGCAGCTAA
- a CDS encoding linear amide C-N hydrolase, which yields MFYKARGLFVIVLTLFALLCIGSMAFGCTAVVLHGKDIIAARNLDWTDGHALVVRHERGVKKEADLLQDDDDDDFNAAGWVSKYGSITFDVVETNLLYGQINIPVDGMNEKGLWVSSLWLDDNNGKAVNNADLKRPSINNWELVGYLLDNCADVDDALSSIKNIQIINFNYADMSVNLHFIMADSSGNVAVVDILPDNEIVVQKNPELDVLTNNLYQSSLNNLKKYKGFGGELSLSKDAEANSENRFVKAAVLYGNFKKYHKDSICDAFKIMRETEQNDIGELPYEGITQWTVGYDLTKKEIYWYSRTKDAKKFIKLSEIDFSKPQKINSLGISDVLVGDVTDYFKTGGKVSPNKKHKFLFFVFNSISNDDR from the coding sequence TTGTTTTATAAAGCAAGAGGTTTGTTTGTAATAGTCCTGACACTTTTTGCACTGCTGTGCATAGGTTCTATGGCATTTGGGTGTACAGCAGTTGTTTTGCATGGGAAAGATATAATTGCAGCGAGGAACCTTGATTGGACTGATGGACATGCCCTTGTAGTGAGGCACGAAAGGGGGGTTAAAAAGGAAGCTGACCTTTTACAGGATGACGATGACGATGATTTCAACGCTGCTGGATGGGTTTCAAAGTATGGAAGTATAACATTTGATGTCGTTGAGACAAATCTTTTATACGGTCAGATAAACATACCAGTCGATGGAATGAACGAAAAGGGCCTATGGGTTTCATCTTTGTGGCTTGATGATAATAATGGCAAGGCTGTAAATAATGCAGATCTCAAGAGACCTTCGATAAACAACTGGGAGTTGGTAGGCTATCTACTTGATAACTGTGCTGATGTAGATGATGCGTTAAGCTCTATCAAGAATATTCAAATAATAAATTTTAACTATGCTGATATGTCGGTAAATTTACACTTTATTATGGCTGATAGTTCAGGCAACGTCGCAGTTGTAGATATCTTGCCCGATAATGAAATTGTAGTTCAAAAAAATCCTGAACTTGATGTCCTGACAAATAACCTTTATCAATCGAGTTTAAATAATTTGAAGAAATATAAAGGCTTTGGTGGGGAATTAAGTTTGTCAAAGGACGCTGAAGCAAATAGCGAAAATAGATTTGTAAAGGCTGCTGTTCTCTACGGTAATTTTAAAAAATATCACAAAGATTCAATTTGTGATGCATTCAAAATCATGAGGGAAACTGAGCAAAATGACATTGGAGAGCTACCTTATGAAGGGATTACTCAATGGACTGTGGGATATGATCTTACAAAAAAAGAAATTTATTGGTATTCGAGAACCAAGGATGCTAAAAAATTTATAAAACTTTCTGAAATTGACTTCTCAAAGCCTCAAAAAATAAATTCTCTTGGCATAAGCGATGTGCTCGTTGGCGACGTTACAGACTATTTTAAAACGGGGGGAAAGGTTTCACCGAATAAAAAACATAAATTTTTGTTTTTTGTATTTAATTCTATTTCAAACGACGATCGTTGA
- a CDS encoding methyltransferase domain-containing protein produces the protein MNKWDPDNYDNKVGFVSEFGKEVLGLLAPVPGESILDLGCGTGDLTYEIFKLGAKPIGIDYSPTMIKKACEKYPGIPFSVDFAETFRLKETVDAVFSNAVLHWVKSASLAIESIYLALKEGGRFVAEFGGKGNVDMVIKAIYEAFSKYEIDAAKLNPWFYPSVEEYAPLLESQGFKVIEAYLFDRPTRLKGGERGLRDWLDIFFGIFFEELSIYEKEEAYNSIEEILRPALFRDGSYFADYVRIRVKAVKV, from the coding sequence TTGAATAAGTGGGATCCAGATAATTATGACAACAAAGTGGGCTTTGTTTCCGAATTTGGAAAGGAAGTCTTGGGACTGTTGGCTCCTGTGCCTGGCGAGAGCATATTAGATCTAGGTTGTGGAACTGGTGACTTAACTTATGAAATCTTTAAGTTGGGGGCGAAGCCTATAGGAATAGACTATTCGCCCACTATGATAAAAAAAGCTTGTGAAAAGTATCCTGGAATACCATTTAGCGTAGACTTTGCTGAGACTTTTCGATTAAAGGAGACTGTTGATGCAGTTTTTTCTAATGCTGTTCTTCATTGGGTTAAAAGTGCCTCTTTAGCAATCGAATCAATTTATCTTGCTTTAAAGGAAGGGGGCAGGTTTGTAGCCGAATTTGGAGGCAAGGGCAATGTGGACATGGTTATAAAAGCGATATATGAGGCATTTTCTAAATATGAAATTGATGCAGCTAAACTGAACCCATGGTTTTACCCTTCTGTTGAAGAGTATGCTCCATTGCTTGAAAGTCAAGGCTTTAAGGTAATAGAAGCATATCTATTTGATAGACCTACCAGGCTCAAAGGAGGAGAGAGAGGGTTAAGAGATTGGCTGGATATATTTTTCGGAATATTTTTTGAAGAATTATCAATTTATGAAAAAGAAGAAGCATATAATTCTATAGAAGAAATTCTCAGGCCAGCTTTGTTCAGAGACGGAAGCTATTTTGCAGATTATGTACGCATAAGGGTCAAGGCTGTAAAAGTATGA
- a CDS encoding cysteine hydrolase family protein, translating to MKRALLIIDVQNEYFSGKLPVTYPNDSFSNILKSIDFANENQIPVILIQHTAPQKDSGVFVKGTKEWQIKEEVRERKYKYIIEKNFPDSFANTDLEAVLKRDEIDTVTICGYMTQMCCDTTARQAMHKGFFVEFLSDATGTLDISNYAGSISAEQLHNAILITQAMRFSKVLTTHEWIENIKSR from the coding sequence ATGAAGAGAGCTTTGTTGATTATCGACGTTCAAAATGAATATTTTTCTGGAAAACTGCCAGTAACATACCCAAATGATAGTTTTTCAAATATATTAAAATCAATTGATTTTGCAAATGAAAATCAAATTCCAGTAATACTTATCCAACATACAGCTCCTCAAAAAGATTCTGGGGTTTTTGTGAAAGGAACTAAGGAGTGGCAGATAAAGGAAGAAGTAAGAGAGAGAAAATATAAATATATAATTGAGAAAAATTTTCCTGATAGTTTCGCAAATACAGATCTTGAGGCAGTACTTAAAAGAGACGAAATTGATACTGTAACTATTTGCGGTTATATGACTCAGATGTGCTGTGATACTACTGCAAGGCAGGCAATGCATAAGGGATTTTTTGTCGAGTTTTTGTCTGATGCTACCGGAACCTTAGATATCTCTAATTATGCTGGCTCAATATCTGCAGAGCAACTTCACAACGCAATTTTGATTACCCAGGCAATGAGATTTAGTAA